The nucleotide sequence TGTAATGGTAGCAGAGTGTATTTACAAATCGGACAATGGTAATAAGTCAACTGCTCTTTGTAGCTGGAGGTCCCTAGTATTTCAGAGAGAAAACATCTCTCTGCTACATGGTACAAGATTCAGACAAATTTTTATTCCTTTAGAATTAAGGAACTGGAATTTCAATCTTTTGCCGTCCTTGTGGTTTTGTACCTGTCCTGACAAAAGGGGTTTTACTTTGACATGACACTGCAGTTAAttttgtacttctcttttttgcatCATGTCACATGTTGACCGGATTTCTTAGATGTTTCTTGTATTTGATGGCAAAGAATTTTGATTTAGGAATAATATCCTGAAGATTCTTTGCTATATGTAAATATCTGAACAGAGGAaaggatcaagacttagaaatggAAAAGTTCAACATTCAGTCTACATGTCCCAGCGTGATTGCAGGTAATTTTTTAGACTTTTGTTTTAAGTTTCAGGCTAGTGAATGATCTACTGGAAAAAAGATACTGGTTTTCCTTGTCTTGATCTATTTTGATTATTACAAATTCTTCATGTGCATAGAACTACGAATTCTGATGGCTGCACAAGATTCACATCCCCAAGCATCGATGGGCAAAGCTTATCTGCTGAGAATATATCTATAGCTGATACGAAGTTAAACCCTGAATTTTCAAGTAGATCTACATCTTTTGGTTCAAAGACTAAGGAAAGCTATGTTGAACAAACATCAAATGTTAATCCTCCAGTTGTACCTGATGAGCTAGACTATAATGAAGTACCTATTCCTAATTTGCATAGCAAAGACAGTAGTCTGTGTGTTTCTGTTCTACATGATGAGCCAACTGCAGATTGTCTGGATGATGTCTCTCAGCATGATTCGCTGCAAGAACAAAGTATTCCCAGATCATCTTCTGTTACATGGGATGAGAAAATTGAAATATTTAAGCCTACAAGTCCAGTTTCATATGATGACATTCTTGTTGATAGAGTTCAAGATTCAGAGGATATTGTTAGGGTTGAAGATCTAGAGCCTCTGCAAGTGAACTCCATACCAGAAAATACTGAACATGCTGAAATTGAATCATTAAATGAAGAAGACATCTTATTTCAGTCTAGTAAAAGTCCAATAGCATTATCTGATGTCAATCACTTTGATGAAGTTACCAGTGAGACAGATAACTATGTGGATGCACCGAACACATTGGATTCTGAGACAGAGACAGAAACTGAGTGTCACACCAAAAGAGAAGTGGAGTCATTGGCTAACTTCAGCTCACAAGGAATGGAATCTAGAACAGAAATGAGTCGAGTCATAGTTGTACAAAATCCAGATTCCTCTGATGTTGAAGCACCAAATTCATCACATTGTTCCCTGAATCAAGATGCGACCCCAAATTTTTTGCATTTGAGCTCTTCGGATGGCTCAGAACTTGTGCAATCACCATATGACACAGAATTTGTGCAAAACCAAGAACATTCTGTTGTAAATGACTTTTGTGAAAGCAATGCTCTTGATACCTCTGAAACAAAAGATCATGAATGTGAGTGTATTGACAGTAGTCACTCTCCTAAATCAGGCACTTCCAGTTCTCCGACAATGATGCTAGCTGAAACCACCGCTGAGAAATCTATATTGAGACGTTCTACTTTTACTGATGTGTCAAATGCTCCTTCCATCCAGCTTTGGACAAATGGCGGTCTTTTTGGAGTTGAACCTTCAAAACCACCAGAGCTTGGAGTATTGAATACGCAACATAAGAATTCTATATCTAATTCTAGAAACTTTGCATCTGATTTTTCAAGTTGCACGGCGAAGTCTCAGACACTTGTTAACGAACTGGATGCCAAATCGGATGCAAAAGTTATGCAAAATGAACCTTCATCAGTAGATTTGAGCTCTGAAATGAAGGTGGATGGAGAACATTCTAATTTAGATTCCTCAATTCAAGGCAGTTCAGCTGATGACCAATGTTCTGCAAGGGGATATAGTGCTGTTAAAAAATCCAAGGGTTCTCCATCCTTCCATCACAGCGAATATGACAGTGGTGTCAAACAGGACTCACATATATCTGCTGAAACTACTTCACAGCAGGAGTTTGAACATAATCATGAAAGTACTTGTATTAGTAGTGGTGCTCGCTCCAGTGAACTTTGCATGACAACAAATAGTGCCGTTAGTGAAGCTCCTTTAAGAGCTAATTATAGTACTGGATCAAGACAAGATGGGCCTAGTCAAAGCTCAATGGGAGTCTCATCCAGTTTTTCTGAGCTTGCCCAAAGGTTTCTTGCAAATACCATCCAAAGAAAAGCATTACTTTCCACACCTTTGGGAAATACAAGCACTGAAATAAGGAAACCAGATGGGACTTCCTGTCTAAATGATAGTAAAGAAGCATCAAATGGAGTTGTATCCCAGGCATCCCATGAACAAAGTACCAACGAAAAGGTTGCTAGTATATCAGCAAAAGAGCCAGTCTCTTTGACTTCACGTTACTCTGAGCAATCTTCTCCACCACTTGAATATATGAGAATTTCTTTTCATCCTATGAATGGCCTAGAAAATCCTAAATTGAAGCTGGAATTTTCTAATGGCAGTCTCCACGACAATAGTGAAGATTTTGCCTTTCCATCATTTCAATTGCTTCAGGGCCCTGTTGATTCTTTGCCAGATGTTTGCTCTGACTCAGATGATGACACCTTCTGTAGATCTTGTCCATATTCTTCGGAGGATCTTCTCAGTCCTCGCTCGTATTCAATCTCAGAACAGTGGGAACAAGATGAAAGAAGTGAATATATAGACCATGAGTTAAATGGTGTTTTGGACAAGTTTCAATCCTCAGTTATATCCATCTCTAGATCTGTGGAATTTGAGCAATCGAATGACTCCAACATGAATAAACCAGGTGGATTGGAGAAATTTGATACTATTGTTGACAACAGCAAAGTTCCTTTTCAATCTGGATCTACCATGGAGCTTCCTGGTCTTGATTCTGTTTTATCTTTAAGAAACCAACAAGAAAGAATATGCTATTCTACACCAGAAGATCTAGCGAAAGTTGAAGTACAATCAAAAGATGAGATGCCGCCACCACCACCTCTGCCCCCTGTGCAATGGAGAACATCTAAGTCATCAGTTACAGATGTTACTGATGCTAATACTGCCAGCAATTTCAATAATTTGGATGGTTTACAAGCACTAAGATGTGCTCCTTCTGAGAAAAAGGAGCAACATTTACCAAGATCTCCGTTTATCGTTGGAGCAACTTCACCGCATTGCAATGAGAAAGTAATTACATAGTGTCTATTTGCTCAGTTGTtctcttattaaaaaaaaaaaaaaaaaaaaagagtaggaTGGTATTCTTGTTGTTGCCTCATTTTGATCCTTGAACTATGTCTGCAGCAAGATCAGCAGAAATTGAATGGGCCGAAAAGGTCAACTCATTGTGTTAGTCACAAAGAAGTGGACACAAGGGAGGACTTGCTTCACCAGATCAGGAATAAGGTTGGCTTTAATCTTATTATAGATGAATAATTTATAGTTAGTATCCTCTGCAGATATTTAGCTCAGCTTCAAACTGAGTATTACattagaagcaaaaattgctcaattttcttcattttcctcatATTAAAGTGTATGGAACATGTGACTTTTGTGCAAAATATCAAAGTTCCAGAACAATGGTTTTTTAGCAGTACCATGTCATTAGCATGATTTTAGTGATGAGATAATAAAAGATCATTCATGAATTTGGTGAGTTCATTGCTTGCAATATAACAAGCACATATAATGGTTTTTGAATAATGGTTTAAAAGATGAAAACTAAATATCTATACAATCTCATTGCTTAGTTTAGTTGATATCTATCTTTGATAAAGTTTCTGATATTTTTGACTTTTAGAGCGGATTAAATTTACTTGTTTCACGCATATGAAATATGGACTCTGATGTTTCTCATgcttgtttttaatcgctgaaagtagCATGATCAGCATAAATTAAATGGAACGACTAACTGAAGATGGTGATCATAGTGTGTGGTCACAAGAGGACAATAATTAACCTTAGGACCTACAGGATTTCCTGAGTGCCATCATATGTGCACCGACAATTGCACAATGATATAAAAacttgttattgcatgcaaataaTGGATATCCGTGCATTCAACATTTGTGTATTTGCTCGTAACTAGGATACTCTGATGTATGCGAAGATTTTCCTTGTTTATGTCTCGTCAATGTTTCCTTTGATTTTGCgattagaaaatatctttttaggatttcaaaaaattatatccATCCTTTAAGAGCTTTTATGTAGTAAACTTTTAATTTCTAAAGATAGTAGTGGCCTGTTTATAGAAAGTAACATACATGATGGTACATGGTATTAAGTTTGCCTGCAGTGTTGTTAATGAGGAACCTAGCCAACGTCACTTCATCAAATTAAGAACTAGATGCATCACTCAACGTAGTCACTTCATCAAATTAAGAACTAGATGCAAAGTTGTATCTGTAGTTTCCTGATCTCATTACTTTGGTTCACCGATTAAGTTGCCTGTTTGCAAGATATTGTAAACACACCACAGGTCTCTATTTCTTGAGAAGATAAAATATTTGCTCGTATACTCGAATCGATTTTTGAGATGTACTTTGCTATTTTCCtgatgagttttctttttgacatgtTATGAGTGAATTTTAGAATCATCATTTGGACAATTCAGCATCCAGTGATTATTCTAGATTTCACTGCTAATATTGGAAAAAGGACCCTTGCTTCTTGATTATGCTTGTTAACCACATTCACCAAGCTGGTCCTTCCATTTATGGTGGTAATCTGCAGTCATTTAATCTGCGGCGAACTGCGAAATCGACACCAAGCAACATTCCACGGCCGACAACCGATGCTACCAGTGGTAATGTTGCTGCGATCTTGAAGAAGGCGAGCGCTATTCGCCAGGTCAGGGCTTTTCGAATTTTCTTTCAAAAACATTCCTTTCCTAACCTCTGTTTTAGTTTTGTCTGATGTCTGCTTATTTTATCAGGCATTTGTGAGCCTCTGTTTTAGTTTTGTCTGATGTCTGCTTATTGTCTGTTTATTTTATCAGGCATTTGTGAGCAGTGATGAGGGTGGTGATGATGACAGCTGGAGTGATGCTTGATATCCCAAACCTTGAAGGAACTCATGTGAATGGTTACTCGTGCTCAGTATACCCCAAGCCAGAGCATGTTTTTAGGATATGATAATATGTCAATATGATCAGCTCCTATAGGGTTATAGTTGGCAGGTCTCATGTTTAATCTTCATCCTTTTAGGTGATCAGAAGCCTGTTTAAAGAATATGTCAATATTATCATCTGCTTTGGTGCAAGCATAGTTCACATGCCTCGGTATTTCTGGCTGATCTTATACTCGAGGTTCAAATCGCCATGCAAAAAAAGCTAGTTTGTTAAAATATATGATCGATGCAGATCAAATAAGAATAGTAGCTACAAATAAATGTTGAATTCATGTTCCTATGTACAACACAAACTTCCACCTTCATCCTCCAAATTATTATTACCATGTACAAAGAGCCCTCTCCCAGCTGTTGGAGATGGCCCGCTGCACATTGCTTCATCGAAGCTCAACTTCATGTAACGAGAGACAAATAAATGGCACAGCCCTTCATCCAATTGGACCTGAATGAACACTGGACTGCAGTCCACTAAAGGTTTACCACCACAtcttgctttctttcttttttcccttGTCTTAGCACATGTATATAAGAAAACAACCAGCAATGAAGGGACAAAACAACAGCCAATATAAAGAAAAACAAATGCAGAAGGGCCCAAAACAAATGCCAAAGCATATGAAGCAGGATGCTGGTCATGACTGCCGACCGCTAGCTAACAACTATAGCAAGCTGACTCCATGGTTGCTCATTCTCGCTCGAGCCTCTGCTAGTGAAACAGCCATGGCCAGCATCATTTGCTCTTCAAAGCTTTCCGGAACAAAATGTCCTGGAGGGATGCTTACACCTTCTGAGAGTGGACCTGTCATAGCCCCTGTTTCGACGTTATAGCTGGTTCCTGCTTCAGCCACCTCTGACTGGTGGTCGGCCAAACACTCACCAAACTCCTGGCCATGTACTTCCCTCCCATTGTCGGGTGATATCTCGGTCCAGCGCCCTGAAGGATTATCGTGTACAAACCTTGTAATTCCAGGAGATGAGCTGCCCGACCGCTGGAGCATATCACAAGCTGCAGCATTATCGATAGCCATATGAACAGCAGAATTGCCATGCATATGCTGACGTTCGGCCAAGGCTGCAGCAGCACAAGCCAACCCACCAGACGACGATGGTCTCATAGGAGCTGTTCCATGGGAACTGTGCCATTCTCCTGAGGTGGATGGTCTAGGCAAATAGCTGCCAACACAACTTGGATTCCCTTGAGATCCCTGCTCCTgttaataagaataataataataataaataataataatcagggTTCTATTAGAAGAAAGAAATCAGCAGCAGATCATGCTACAGGTTCCGCTCAGAGATAACCTAGTAGGCATCGGTTCAAACAAGAGATGTCCTTTCCACAATAACATCATGGAAAAAGTTGAACTGCTAGTATGTACACATAACCCCTGGATCAATGCATGCTTCCACATAGGGATATCCTCAGGTATCTCTAAGGTGTGAATGCAAGTGGTTGTGCTTATAGCCTCAGAAACAAGTAGTGTGGtcaaaacatagtccctaaacacACAATACGTACATGCTTTGCAATTAAAAGAGATGAATTTTTCACTTTAGTTAAATTCTTTGGACTGTCGTAATTCTTTTCAAAATGTTGGGTAGTTCAACCAGTAATTATATTTAGGAGTAATTTGAAGTTCCTCATGTATAGATCTCTGATGAACTACGTCGGACATAAATTCTAATTAAGACAGCCATAAAGCAGAAATTACTGCACTTAATCTATCATTACATAAAAGTAACAAGTTTTATCCAAATGACTACTTCAAAACTCAGAAATGTGTAAAGTTATCGATAAAATAATGAAGCATCAGCTATAAGTTAAAGACTTGATGTAGCCTTTAATTACCAAACATTTAGCTCAAAATTCTTCAAGTTCAAAATATCAGATAGCATTACCTGAATTGAGAGCCAAATTGCTTCCATGACCATTACATCCTCAAGATCCAGGTCCAAGTTATTATCCCTGTATTTTACAGAGATCTAAAAtaagagatgagatgaacagataAGAACATCCCAATAACATAAAAAACGGCACCTTGAATGGTAAGTGCATCAAGAAAAAAGAATCCTTAATAGACATAAGCAGTTCTCACCAAGACATTGCACATTGCAAGTAGACCATTAGAATCTAACAAACAAGATGATCCAACAAAAGAGTAAAATGAGCCTTTCATGGATGACAACAATCAacaagggaagagagagagagagagagaggatagaaACATGGACATATCAACTAGATACCACTATTTTGGATCAAATTTGAAGTACCTAATACAAATTTGTTATGAAGTATAACATTTAACAATAGCCATGCCTTGGAGTCTGCAAGTTCCATTGTTGATGCTAAACGACTAAGACAAAATTTAACCTTTGGGAGAAGCTCTGTAACTTGTAACTTCAAAAGTAAAAAGGATTTTTCTTCTACAAACAAAACTGTAACGACAATCACATCCTGCATAAAGGTCAACCATTCACTTGACCATCAAGAGCGAACCAAAATTATCttatctcttaacattttcacaTTATTGACTGCAGCATATTATAAGcattaatttctttttttaagttgagatatatttaagaaaaaaaaaaatctgaaagaaGGTTATTGTCCAGACTAGACTATATTAGTTTTCTTCAATAGCAAACTCAAGTTACCTTGCCTCCAAAGATTTCGGTAAAACACCATAATTGGCAAAAAGTTCTGGCAAAATAGCATTGAAGTGAAATTACACATGTATACAACGAAGttaaaaaggaggagaagaaagagaggCACCAATCCATTAAAGGCTTTTACAGGTGAATATGTATAGAAGAGAGTGAAAACTCACACCTTTTATAATTCAGCTTTGTACCATCGGATCAGTAGATAAGACAATCTATCTTCTTTTCTTTATTGGAACGGacaatcaaggttcgcaatttcgtaccgtatcggAATTTCGACattagctcggtacggtacgatattgtataccgagtggtataccgctcggtatatatatatatatatatatatatatcgttccgtccggtaacgAACGATTCATGTACCGgtcagctgacggaccggtacgtactgttcgtaccgggcggtattattcgaaattgcataccttgcggACAATGAATATTTTTTCCCCTTATTCATGATTTTTTAAGAAAACTTAATTTGCACCTATCAATGAAGTTAAGATCGGTAAGCACCTGCAGTGCATACACTAGACAATAATGGATAAAATTATGGTCCATACTGAGTGGCGCTGGACTAACAATGGTCATAGAACT is from Musa acuminata AAA Group cultivar baxijiao chromosome BXJ3-8, Cavendish_Baxijiao_AAA, whole genome shotgun sequence and encodes:
- the LOC135644889 gene encoding SCAR-like protein 2 isoform X2 is translated as MASPSPASWGSCGSWAISPNVFHDLHEQITATAGRGRKLMTRVRNIESALPSVEKAFKEQTSHIHFAYVAGSDWHAHIRVEQSLLLSSELPGFMMDSYEECRDPPRLFLLDKFDHAGTGACLKRYSDPSYFKRTWAASQIQRSETVRKEKKFHTIKRKGSRLRNGKVQHSVYMSQRDCRTTNSDGCTRFTSPSIDGQSLSAENISIADTKLNPEFSSRSTSFGSKTKESYVEQTSNVNPPVVPDELDYNEVPIPNLHSKDSSLCVSVLHDEPTADCLDDVSQHDSLQEQSIPRSSSVTWDEKIEIFKPTSPVSYDDILVDRVQDSEDIVRVEDLEPLQVNSIPENTEHAEIESLNEEDILFQSSKSPIALSDVNHFDEVTSETDNYVDAPNTLDSETETETECHTKREVESLANFSSQGMESRTEMSRVIVVQNPDSSDVEAPNSSHCSLNQDATPNFLHLSSSDGSELVQSPYDTEFVQNQEHSVVNDFCESNALDTSETKDHECECIDSSHSPKSGTSSSPTMMLAETTAEKSILRRSTFTDVSNAPSIQLWTNGGLFGVEPSKPPELGVLNTQHKNSISNSRNFASDFSSCTAKSQTLVNELDAKSDAKVMQNEPSSVDLSSEMKVDGEHSNLDSSIQGSSADDQCSARGYSAVKKSKGSPSFHHSEYDSGVKQDSHISAETTSQQEFEHNHESTCISSGARSSELCMTTNSAVSEAPLRANYSTGSRQDGPSQSSMGVSSSFSELAQRFLANTIQRKALLSTPLGNTSTEIRKPDGTSCLNDSKEASNGVVSQASHEQSTNEKVASISAKEPVSLTSRYSEQSSPPLEYMRISFHPMNGLENPKLKLEFSNGSLHDNSEDFAFPSFQLLQGPVDSLPDVCSDSDDDTFCRSCPYSSEDLLSPRSYSISEQWEQDERSEYIDHELNGVLDKFQSSVISISRSVEFEQSNDSNMNKPGGLEKFDTIVDNSKVPFQSGSTMELPGLDSVLSLRNQQERICYSTPEDLAKVEVQSKDEMPPPPPLPPVQWRTSKSSVTDVTDANTASNFNNLDGLQALRCAPSEKKEQHLPRSPFIVGATSPHCNEKQDQQKLNGPKRSTHCVSHKEVDTREDLLHQIRNKSFNLRRTAKSTPSNIPRPTTDATSGNVAAILKKASAIRQAFVSSDEGGDDDSWSDA
- the LOC135644889 gene encoding SCAR-like protein 2 isoform X1, giving the protein MPLVRLEVRNEYGLGDPELFRGAVRKEDPKAILDGVAVAGLVGILRQLGDLAEFAADVFHDLHEQITATAGRGRKLMTRVRNIESALPSVEKAFKEQTSHIHFAYVAGSDWHAHIRVEQSLLLSSELPGFMMDSYEECRDPPRLFLLDKFDHAGTGACLKRYSDPSYFKRTWAASQIQRSETVRKEKKFHTIKRKGSRLRNGKVQHSVYMSQRDCRTTNSDGCTRFTSPSIDGQSLSAENISIADTKLNPEFSSRSTSFGSKTKESYVEQTSNVNPPVVPDELDYNEVPIPNLHSKDSSLCVSVLHDEPTADCLDDVSQHDSLQEQSIPRSSSVTWDEKIEIFKPTSPVSYDDILVDRVQDSEDIVRVEDLEPLQVNSIPENTEHAEIESLNEEDILFQSSKSPIALSDVNHFDEVTSETDNYVDAPNTLDSETETETECHTKREVESLANFSSQGMESRTEMSRVIVVQNPDSSDVEAPNSSHCSLNQDATPNFLHLSSSDGSELVQSPYDTEFVQNQEHSVVNDFCESNALDTSETKDHECECIDSSHSPKSGTSSSPTMMLAETTAEKSILRRSTFTDVSNAPSIQLWTNGGLFGVEPSKPPELGVLNTQHKNSISNSRNFASDFSSCTAKSQTLVNELDAKSDAKVMQNEPSSVDLSSEMKVDGEHSNLDSSIQGSSADDQCSARGYSAVKKSKGSPSFHHSEYDSGVKQDSHISAETTSQQEFEHNHESTCISSGARSSELCMTTNSAVSEAPLRANYSTGSRQDGPSQSSMGVSSSFSELAQRFLANTIQRKALLSTPLGNTSTEIRKPDGTSCLNDSKEASNGVVSQASHEQSTNEKVASISAKEPVSLTSRYSEQSSPPLEYMRISFHPMNGLENPKLKLEFSNGSLHDNSEDFAFPSFQLLQGPVDSLPDVCSDSDDDTFCRSCPYSSEDLLSPRSYSISEQWEQDERSEYIDHELNGVLDKFQSSVISISRSVEFEQSNDSNMNKPGGLEKFDTIVDNSKVPFQSGSTMELPGLDSVLSLRNQQERICYSTPEDLAKVEVQSKDEMPPPPPLPPVQWRTSKSSVTDVTDANTASNFNNLDGLQALRCAPSEKKEQHLPRSPFIVGATSPHCNEKQDQQKLNGPKRSTHCVSHKEVDTREDLLHQIRNKSFNLRRTAKSTPSNIPRPTTDATSGNVAAILKKASAIRQAFVSSDEGGDDDSWSDA
- the LOC135644889 gene encoding SCAR-like protein 2 isoform X3, which gives rise to MPLVRLEVRNEYGLGDPELFRGAVRKEDPKAILDGVAVAGLVGILRQLGDLAEFAADVFHDLHEQITATAGRGRKLMTRVRNIESALPSVEKAFKEQTSHIHFAYVAGSDWHAHIRVEQSLLLSSELPGFMMDSYEECRDPPRLFLLDKFDHAGTGACLKRYSDPSYFKRTWAASQIQRSETVRKEKKFHTIKRKGSRLRNGKVQHSVYMSQRDCRTTNSDGCTRFTSPSIDGQSLSAENISIADTKLNPEFSSRSTSFGSKTKESYVEQTSNVNPPVVPDELDYNEVPIPNLHSKDSSLCVSVLHDEPTADCLDDVSQHDSLQEQSIPRSSSVTWDEKIEIFKPTSPVSYDDILVDRVQDSEDIVRVEDLEPLQVNSIPENTEHAEIESLNEEDILFQSSKSPIALSDVNHFDEVTSETDNYVDAPNTLDSETETETECHTKREVESLANFSSQGMESRTEMSRVIVVQNPDSSDVEAPNSSHCSLNQDATPNFLHLSSSDGSELVQSPYDTEFVQNQEHSVVNDFCESNALDTSETKDHECECIDSSHSPKSGTSSSPTMMLAETTAEKSILRRSTFTDVSNAPSIQLWTNGGLFGVEPSKPPELGVLNTQHKNSISNSRNFASDFSSCTAKSQTLVNELDAKSDAKVMQNEPSSVDLSSEMKVDGEHSNLDSSIQGSSADDQCSARGYSAVKKSKGSPSFHHSEYDSGVKQDSHISAETTSQQEFEHNHESTCISSGARSSELCMTTNSAVSEAPLRANYSTGSRQDGPSQSSMGVSSSFSELAQRFLANTIQRKALLSTPLGNTSTEIRKPDGTSCLNDSKEASNGVVSQASHEQSTNEKVASISAKEPVSLTSRYSEQSSPPLEYMRISFHPMNGLENPKLKLEFSNGSLHDNSEDFAFPSFQLLQGPVDSLPDVCSDSDDDTFCRSCPYSSEDLLSPRSYSISEQWEQDERSEYIDHELNGVLDKFQSSVISISRSVEFEQSNDSNMNKPGGLEKFDTIVDNSKVPFQSGSTMELPGLDSVLSLRNQQERICYSTPEDLAKVEVQSKDEMPPPPPLPPVQWRTSKSSVTDVTDANTASNFNNLDGLQALRCAPSEKKEQHLPRSPFIVGATSPHCNEKQDQQKLNGPKRSTHCVSHKEVDTREDLLHQIRNKNHHLDNSASSDYSRFHC